In Bacillus sp. FJAT-45037, the following are encoded in one genomic region:
- the mtnN gene encoding 5'-methylthioadenosine/S-adenosylhomocysteine nucleosidase, giving the protein MRIAIIGAMDEEVELLKSKLTGREDRTIAGCEFHHGDLDGVDVVLLKSGIGKVNAAIATTLLIELYKPDHIINTGSAGGFKEGLHVGDVVISTEVRYNDVDATVFGYEFGQVPQMPAFYVPNDDLIAVADQAAERVGVNTVKGLIVSGDSFMSDHARVLELKEHFPSAQCAEMEAGAIAQVCHQFKVPFVIIRSLSDIAGSDAKVSYEQFLETASVNSAKQVMLMVETLANK; this is encoded by the coding sequence ATGAGAATTGCCATTATTGGAGCAATGGATGAAGAGGTAGAATTACTAAAAAGTAAATTGACAGGTAGAGAAGATCGGACGATTGCAGGGTGTGAATTTCATCATGGTGACCTTGACGGTGTCGATGTGGTCTTGCTTAAATCAGGAATCGGTAAAGTAAACGCGGCGATCGCGACAACGTTATTAATCGAATTATACAAACCAGATCATATCATTAATACCGGCTCTGCTGGTGGATTTAAAGAAGGATTACATGTTGGTGATGTCGTCATTTCAACGGAAGTTCGTTACAATGACGTCGATGCGACAGTCTTTGGTTACGAATTTGGCCAAGTTCCGCAAATGCCCGCATTTTATGTGCCGAATGATGACTTAATCGCAGTGGCAGACCAAGCAGCTGAAAGAGTAGGGGTTAACACAGTAAAGGGTCTGATCGTCTCAGGTGATTCGTTTATGAGTGATCATGCTCGTGTCCTAGAATTAAAGGAACATTTCCCGAGTGCTCAGTGTGCAGAGATGGAAGCAGGGGCGATTGCTCAAGTTTGTCATCAATTTAAGGTGCCATTTGTTATCATTCGTTCTCTATCAGATATTGCCGGTAGTGATGCGAAAGTGTCATACGAACAATTCCTAGAGACAGCGTCTGTCAATTCAGCGAAACAAGTGATGTTAATGGTAGAAACCTTAGCCAATAAATAG
- a CDS encoding YrhC family protein — MTEKKTQDLQATVADYKRFGFILLSLSAFLTIGLIIPAESGATVLSGSYIIGIFGTLASAVVCHRLAMNAQKKLYENQ; from the coding sequence ATGACAGAGAAAAAGACACAAGACTTACAAGCTACTGTAGCAGATTATAAACGTTTTGGATTTATTTTGCTTTCTTTAAGTGCCTTTTTAACAATTGGCTTGATTATTCCAGCAGAGAGTGGGGCTACTGTTTTATCTGGTAGTTACATTATTGGAATTTTCGGGACATTGGCATCTGCTGTTGTATGTCACCGACTGGCTATGAACGCACAGAAAAAATTATATGAAAATCAATAG
- a CDS encoding sodium:solute symporter family transporter has product MEEQLWQLSNPIIGIVFVVATFALFYIVGYVSNRSSKSVEDLYAAGGGVGPITNGLAMASTYMSLATFLGVTGLILNLQAPFILLWIQMILAIPLITIIYGTSLRRMGAFSPTHFVRERYGVKASIIAALFMILVSLMYSLGQMIGIAVTFETLLGIPYMTGLIIGGLLIVGYVTIGGMSGATNNAAIQMVIIALMFIVPLGAIMKAMGGTGWYFPPLLYADMVPAMLEAMPTFFDYQYSSKWYFALIPAFTIGALGLPHLAMRIYTASSLRSARQAMVWFALVLGLVFSATYAMGFAGVYFTQTEGVVISAADADKLTIILNLVYNPEWVTALVIAGAISAGLSTLSGNLLAIGALISQDIVTTLRPNLTNSTKVKLGYFSIAGGGLASVLLAINPPDFLVVSILWAFGLAGVTNAPLILMGVWWKEANRYGAMVASVVAGGLYIVVSPFVFPNIVISGHALTDGMGISGAMLAVPLSFLLLIVVSYITNRMPSLQSKLTTAEDHKLVERIHGWTDVHPGRYNSRFGAAVISIVCLGIAVWAIMPWNL; this is encoded by the coding sequence ATGGAAGAGCAATTATGGCAATTATCTAACCCTATTATCGGTATTGTTTTTGTTGTCGCAACATTCGCGCTTTTTTATATTGTCGGTTATGTCTCCAACCGTTCAAGTAAATCAGTAGAAGACTTGTATGCAGCAGGTGGCGGTGTTGGACCAATTACAAATGGACTCGCAATGGCCTCCACCTACATGAGTTTAGCGACCTTCCTTGGTGTGACAGGTCTCATCTTAAATTTACAAGCTCCTTTTATTCTTTTATGGATTCAAATGATTTTAGCCATTCCTCTCATTACCATTATTTACGGAACGAGCTTACGTCGTATGGGTGCATTTTCCCCTACTCACTTCGTCCGTGAACGTTACGGGGTAAAGGCTTCGATTATCGCAGCGTTATTCATGATTTTAGTATCACTGATGTATTCTTTAGGGCAAATGATCGGGATTGCCGTTACGTTTGAAACATTACTTGGTATTCCTTATATGACTGGTCTCATCATCGGTGGCTTATTAATCGTCGGGTATGTAACGATCGGTGGGATGTCTGGAGCGACAAATAATGCTGCCATTCAAATGGTTATTATCGCATTAATGTTCATTGTTCCACTTGGGGCGATCATGAAAGCAATGGGGGGAACAGGTTGGTATTTCCCACCTCTTTTATACGCAGACATGGTTCCTGCCATGCTCGAAGCAATGCCAACATTCTTTGATTATCAATACTCATCAAAATGGTACTTTGCATTAATCCCAGCGTTCACAATTGGCGCACTTGGCCTACCTCACTTAGCGATGCGGATTTACACCGCCTCTAGTTTAAGAAGTGCTCGTCAAGCGATGGTATGGTTTGCGCTTGTTTTAGGACTTGTCTTCTCTGCAACTTATGCAATGGGCTTTGCTGGCGTTTACTTCACACAAACAGAAGGCGTGGTCATTTCTGCTGCGGATGCAGATAAATTAACAATCATCTTAAACCTAGTGTACAACCCTGAATGGGTCACAGCACTTGTTATTGCTGGTGCGATCTCTGCTGGGCTTTCAACATTAAGTGGAAATCTTCTCGCAATTGGAGCATTAATTTCACAAGATATCGTGACGACGCTTCGCCCGAATTTAACAAATAGCACAAAAGTAAAATTAGGTTATTTCTCAATCGCCGGTGGTGGTCTAGCCAGCGTACTCTTAGCAATTAATCCACCAGACTTCTTAGTTGTTAGTATTTTGTGGGCCTTCGGGTTAGCAGGGGTAACGAACGCACCACTCATATTAATGGGCGTATGGTGGAAAGAAGCCAACCGTTATGGAGCAATGGTTGCTTCCGTTGTCGCTGGTGGACTCTACATTGTCGTATCACCATTTGTGTTCCCAAACATTGTTATTAGTGGGCATGCATTAACAGACGGAATGGGAATTTCTGGAGCGATGCTTGCTGTCCCGCTTAGTTTCTTACTTTTAATAGTGGTTTCTTATATCACAAACAGAATGCCTTCTCTACAATCGAAACTTACAACAGCTGAGGACCATAAGTTAGTTGAGCGCATTCATGGGTGGACCGATGTACACCCAGGACGTTACAACAGCCGCTTCGGTGCTGCAGTGATTAGTATCGTCTGTTTAGGAATTGCCGTATGGGCGATTATGCCATGGAACTTATAA
- a CDS encoding MDR family MFS transporter, translated as MGNKQTKRPIVLAAIVLAMFMAAVEATIVATAMPGIVADLGGFSMFSWVFSSYLLMQVVMIPVYGKLSDMYGRKLIFTIGISIFLIGSILCGFSFSMEMLIISRFIQGLGAGAVQPIATTIVGDMYTKEERANIQGYLASVWGISAIMGPVLGAIFIEYVHWSWIFWVNVPFGIIALIGVNLFLHESIEKKKQQVDYGGAFLLFLAITPFMLVLIQGSVWGFSSPLVLLLLALSISCFSVFLVIERKVNNPIMTLSLWSHPHIRNANIASFSGGAILLAISTFLPTYVQGVMNQPPIIAGLALTAISIGWPISATIAGKMMLKTGFRVTAIIGGCALVLGGIFYIMLPLVQHPLWAGVGSFIIGVGMGFSTTTFIVSIQSTVEWKVRGEATSMNMFMRLLGGAVGVAFLGGLLNRRLQTELSEKEEILSFEPTIDVVNNLLGDRERIKLTAGELEALQQGLASSLSFVFTAILILALISFFFILKLPKDSSK; from the coding sequence ATGGGGAATAAACAAACTAAAAGGCCGATCGTCTTAGCTGCTATTGTTCTAGCGATGTTTATGGCAGCTGTTGAGGCGACGATTGTCGCAACTGCGATGCCTGGGATAGTCGCAGACTTAGGTGGATTTTCAATGTTTAGTTGGGTATTTTCATCTTATTTATTGATGCAAGTGGTAATGATTCCTGTGTATGGCAAACTATCAGACATGTATGGTCGAAAGTTAATCTTCACGATCGGGATTAGTATCTTTTTAATCGGATCCATCCTTTGTGGATTCTCATTTTCGATGGAAATGTTAATTATTAGTCGCTTTATTCAAGGGCTCGGGGCGGGTGCTGTTCAACCGATTGCGACCACGATTGTCGGTGACATGTACACAAAGGAAGAGCGGGCGAATATCCAAGGCTACTTAGCTAGTGTATGGGGAATTTCGGCGATTATGGGTCCGGTCCTTGGTGCAATCTTTATTGAGTATGTTCACTGGTCATGGATTTTTTGGGTTAACGTGCCATTTGGTATCATTGCTTTGATAGGTGTGAATCTATTTTTACATGAATCGATCGAAAAGAAAAAGCAACAAGTCGATTATGGAGGGGCATTCTTACTGTTTTTAGCCATTACGCCGTTTATGCTCGTTTTGATTCAAGGAAGTGTATGGGGCTTTAGTTCGCCACTTGTGTTGCTTTTATTAGCTCTATCGATTAGTTGCTTCAGTGTCTTCTTAGTGATCGAGAGAAAGGTTAATAATCCGATTATGACCCTTTCGCTTTGGAGTCATCCGCATATTCGGAATGCAAATATTGCCTCTTTTTCAGGAGGAGCCATTCTCCTTGCGATCTCGACATTTTTACCTACTTATGTTCAAGGAGTCATGAACCAACCACCTATTATTGCAGGTCTTGCGCTTACTGCGATTTCCATCGGTTGGCCGATCTCAGCAACGATTGCCGGGAAGATGATGTTAAAAACAGGGTTTCGTGTCACCGCGATTATTGGAGGATGTGCCCTTGTGCTTGGTGGGATTTTCTATATCATGCTACCTCTTGTGCAACATCCACTTTGGGCTGGGGTCGGTTCATTTATTATTGGTGTTGGAATGGGCTTTTCGACAACCACCTTTATCGTATCCATTCAATCAACGGTCGAATGGAAAGTGCGAGGTGAAGCGACATCGATGAATATGTTTATGCGCTTGTTAGGCGGAGCCGTCGGGGTAGCATTTTTAGGTGGGCTACTAAACCGCCGCTTACAAACAGAGCTGAGTGAGAAAGAAGAGATATTATCTTTTGAACCAACGATTGATGTAGTAAACAATCTGCTTGGTGACAGAGAGAGGATAAAGCTAACAGCAGGAGAGCTAGAAGCCTTGCAACAAGGACTCGCTAGCAGTTTAAGTTTTGTGTTTACGGCGATCCTCATCCTCGCGTTGATTAGTTTCTTTTTTATATTAAAGCTGCCAAAAGACTCATCTAAATAA
- a CDS encoding NUDIX hydrolase, with the protein MSTVSSIKSLLANRQPGVLGHRKAKHSAILVPLVHADGKLSVLFEVRSKNLSSQPGEICFPGGRIDATDLNAEAAAVRELSEEIGIPKNQVSIIAPLDYLVTPFRGVIYPFVGVIEDLSALVLNDDEVAEVFTVPLDYLYEHEPKRFEMGITFEPASDFPFDLIPNKKTYNGRTQTIPELFYFYENYVIWGLTARVLHHFLSITKRT; encoded by the coding sequence ATGTCAACTGTTTCATCAATTAAATCACTTTTGGCAAACAGACAACCTGGTGTCCTCGGTCATAGAAAAGCCAAGCATTCAGCCATATTAGTCCCCCTTGTTCATGCCGACGGGAAACTCTCTGTTTTATTTGAAGTCCGTTCAAAGAACCTAAGTAGCCAACCAGGCGAAATTTGCTTTCCTGGTGGACGTATTGATGCCACCGATTTAAATGCTGAAGCCGCTGCTGTACGCGAGCTCTCTGAAGAAATTGGCATTCCAAAAAATCAAGTCTCTATCATCGCTCCTCTCGATTATTTAGTTACGCCGTTTCGCGGGGTGATCTACCCCTTTGTCGGAGTAATTGAAGATCTTAGCGCCCTTGTGCTGAATGATGACGAAGTAGCTGAAGTGTTTACCGTACCACTTGATTATTTATATGAGCATGAACCTAAAAGATTTGAGATGGGGATTACCTTTGAACCTGCTAGTGATTTTCCATTTGATCTAATCCCTAATAAGAAAACCTATAATGGACGAACTCAAACCATTCCTGAACTGTTTTATTTTTACGAAAACTATGTTATTTGGGGCTTAACAGCTCGTGTCCTTCACCATTTTCTAAGTATAACAAAGCGAACATGA
- a CDS encoding MarR family winged helix-turn-helix transcriptional regulator, which produces MTKANDELALKLFVVLSRAHNAVIHEVEKDIRGYGVNPTEFAVLELLYHKGSQPLQKIGEKILISSGSITYVVDKLEKKQLLVRLPCPKDRRITYATLTDEGTSWMNERFDDHKKRIASILSGLNDEETEQTIALLKKLGLHALQA; this is translated from the coding sequence ATGACAAAAGCAAATGATGAGCTTGCATTGAAGTTATTTGTTGTCTTATCAAGGGCTCACAATGCAGTCATACATGAAGTAGAAAAAGATATCCGCGGATACGGGGTCAATCCAACAGAATTTGCGGTCCTTGAGTTGCTCTATCATAAAGGAAGTCAGCCTCTACAAAAGATTGGTGAAAAAATTTTAATATCAAGTGGAAGTATCACATACGTCGTTGATAAGCTTGAAAAAAAACAACTATTAGTCAGGCTCCCGTGTCCAAAAGATCGTCGGATTACTTATGCTACGTTAACAGATGAGGGGACGAGTTGGATGAACGAACGATTCGATGATCATAAAAAAAGAATTGCTAGTATATTATCAGGATTGAATGATGAAGAAACCGAACAGACGATCGCACTGCTAAAAAAGCTTGGGCTTCATGCGCTTCAAGCATAG
- a CDS encoding lipoate--protein ligase gives MKFINNQGITDPRINLAIEEFALKHLDKEHSYLLFYVNEPSIIIGKNQNTLEEINLDYVKENNIHVIRRLSGGGAVYHDLGNLNFSFITKDDGESFHNFKKFTEPVVDALKKLGVEAVLSGRNDIHVGERKISGNAQFSTKGRMFSHGTLMLDSEMEHVVAALNVKDEKIRSKGIKSIRSRVANISEFLSQPLTMDEFKQVLLQSIFEIKNDIPTYQLTEVDWKEIEGISKKRYRHWDWNYGKSPSFDLKRSKRFAIGSIDVRLNVRKGKIEACKIYGDFFGVGDVSELEEMLLGVRYDSEALSDAFAETDLKMYFGNLAKEEFIDLLY, from the coding sequence TTGAAATTTATTAATAACCAAGGAATCACTGACCCTCGAATCAACCTCGCTATTGAGGAATTCGCTCTAAAGCATTTAGACAAAGAGCATTCGTATCTATTGTTCTATGTCAATGAACCATCGATCATCATTGGGAAAAACCAAAACACACTCGAGGAAATAAACCTTGATTATGTGAAAGAAAATAACATACATGTAATCAGACGTTTATCAGGTGGAGGCGCTGTCTATCACGACTTAGGCAACTTAAACTTCAGTTTCATCACAAAAGATGACGGTGAATCTTTTCATAATTTCAAGAAATTCACAGAACCTGTTGTTGACGCATTAAAAAAATTAGGGGTAGAAGCGGTCTTAAGCGGACGTAATGATATTCATGTCGGCGAACGGAAGATCTCTGGAAATGCACAATTCTCCACCAAAGGGCGTATGTTCAGCCACGGGACACTTATGCTCGATTCTGAAATGGAACATGTCGTAGCTGCCTTGAATGTAAAAGATGAAAAAATAAGGTCAAAAGGCATTAAATCCATTCGCAGTCGAGTAGCCAATATTTCTGAGTTTCTTAGTCAGCCATTAACAATGGACGAATTTAAACAAGTCCTTTTGCAATCAATCTTCGAAATAAAAAATGATATTCCAACATATCAATTAACAGAAGTGGATTGGAAGGAAATTGAAGGCATATCCAAAAAGAGATACCGTCATTGGGATTGGAATTACGGAAAGTCCCCTTCATTTGATCTAAAACGTTCCAAACGTTTCGCGATTGGTTCCATTGATGTGCGTTTAAATGTTCGTAAAGGAAAGATTGAAGCATGCAAAATCTATGGAGACTTCTTCGGTGTGGGCGATGTGAGTGAGCTCGAGGAAATGTTACTCGGTGTTCGGTATGATAGCGAAGCTCTTTCTGACGCTTTTGCTGAAACGGATCTGAAAATGTACTTTGGTAATCTTGCTAAAGAAGAGTTTATCGACCTTTTATATTAA
- a CDS encoding DUF4397 domain-containing protein — protein MKKVFGLALLLVMLLAFAGASVASEVAMVRVLHASPDAPAVDVYVNDDLVLDNVEYKMVSKYLTVPEGTHKVEIYPAGDSETVVITEQVTVSAGKAYTVAAIGHLESMRLTALADEKEVTDGNTKIRVAHFSPDAPAVDIATDTGDVLFPNAAFSAVTEYLELPEGQYNLQIRAAGTEDVVEELPELELKNGMVYTAVAVGLLNGEPEFDVILLMDAMRNPDDVPKTGLGGASSVQ, from the coding sequence ATGAAGAAAGTTTTTGGACTTGCATTGCTTCTAGTGATGTTGCTTGCTTTTGCCGGAGCAAGTGTTGCCAGTGAGGTGGCTATGGTACGCGTGCTTCACGCTTCCCCTGATGCACCAGCCGTTGATGTGTATGTAAATGACGACCTAGTTTTAGATAATGTAGAATATAAAATGGTAAGTAAGTACTTAACTGTACCTGAAGGAACACATAAGGTTGAAATTTATCCTGCAGGAGATAGCGAAACAGTGGTTATCACTGAGCAAGTGACAGTCAGCGCAGGAAAAGCTTATACGGTAGCTGCGATTGGTCATTTAGAGTCGATGCGGTTGACAGCATTAGCAGATGAAAAAGAAGTGACCGACGGAAATACAAAAATTCGTGTCGCTCATTTTTCGCCTGATGCCCCCGCTGTAGATATTGCTACAGATACAGGAGATGTCTTGTTCCCTAATGCGGCATTTTCAGCAGTGACGGAGTACTTAGAATTACCAGAAGGACAATATAATCTACAAATTCGCGCGGCAGGAACGGAAGATGTCGTAGAAGAATTACCTGAACTTGAGTTAAAAAATGGCATGGTTTATACAGCAGTAGCAGTTGGTCTGTTAAACGGAGAGCCTGAATTTGACGTCATCCTCCTCATGGATGCTATGCGAAATCCAGATGATGTGCCAAAAACAGGGTTAGGTGGCGCTTCAAGCGTTCAATAA
- a CDS encoding class F sortase — protein sequence MKGCLLAISILVGLYQPSVVDARESLTGFAPNQLKIPSLSIDAEVTPIGYSELQQIPDDGEAVFWYKDGVNPGGPGHAVMAGHFDDYVGPAIFYSLNELRAGDFMYIVNENDQILTYQVESIDEYERDQAPIDTIFQTNGPSKIKLITCSGYYSKKQRTHTHRLVVTALLVGRPHPYKQITEPSE from the coding sequence ATGAAGGGTTGTCTATTAGCTATATCGATACTTGTTGGACTGTATCAGCCGTCTGTTGTTGATGCGAGAGAGAGTTTGACTGGTTTTGCGCCTAATCAGCTAAAAATTCCTTCTTTATCAATTGATGCCGAGGTTACACCAATTGGTTATTCGGAGCTTCAACAGATTCCAGATGATGGAGAAGCGGTGTTTTGGTATAAAGATGGGGTGAATCCAGGTGGCCCGGGACATGCTGTCATGGCGGGACATTTTGATGATTATGTTGGCCCCGCCATTTTTTACTCGTTAAATGAGTTACGTGCAGGTGACTTCATGTACATTGTGAATGAGAACGATCAAATTTTGACTTATCAAGTTGAATCGATTGATGAATACGAACGAGATCAGGCACCGATAGATACAATCTTTCAAACGAATGGTCCGTCAAAAATAAAATTGATCACTTGCTCAGGTTATTATAGTAAAAAGCAAAGGACTCACACTCATCGATTAGTTGTAACGGCATTATTAGTTGGTCGCCCACACCCATATAAACAAATAACTGAGCCCAGTGAGTAG
- a CDS encoding GNAT family N-acetyltransferase, which translates to MNIRHVVEADYARVIAIIDDWWGGRMMSDMLQRLFFIHFQHTSYVIEGKKEIIGFLIGFTSDTHPKIGYIHFVGIHPSARKEGHARILYEAFFEKATELGCTLIHCVTSPVNKGSIAFHRRMGFTIREGTTIQNGISVYKNYDGPGKDRVLFEKVLPS; encoded by the coding sequence ATGAATATTAGACATGTAGTAGAAGCTGATTATGCACGTGTCATCGCCATTATCGATGATTGGTGGGGCGGCCGCATGATGAGTGATATGTTGCAGCGTTTGTTTTTCATCCATTTTCAACATACAAGTTATGTTATTGAAGGAAAAAAGGAGATTATCGGTTTTTTAATCGGATTCACTTCAGATACACACCCAAAAATAGGCTATATTCATTTTGTTGGCATTCATCCATCGGCACGAAAGGAAGGCCATGCCCGTATTTTATATGAAGCTTTTTTCGAAAAAGCGACAGAGCTAGGGTGTACCTTGATTCATTGTGTGACATCGCCAGTGAATAAGGGTTCGATTGCATTTCACCGACGAATGGGCTTTACAATAAGAGAAGGAACGACGATACAAAATGGCATCTCGGTATACAAAAATTATGATGGGCCAGGAAAAGACCGAGTCCTATTTGAGAAAGTTCTACCTTCATAA
- a CDS encoding M20 family metallopeptidase, translating to MIEIHSKEKEMLTLLELLVNTDSGSTNKAGVDQVGEIITEKFLALGFSVRVVENEKVGNHLVIEHSEAEHRDVLIVAHMDTVFEEGTAKDRPFRIDPEKGRAYGPGVIDMKGSLVSVIYALRALKQVGDDSYKNVRIILNSDEEIGSKTSRALIEHATKGISYALIMEPARKDGSLVTERRGSGRYKIKVHGRAAHSGIEPEKGRSAIEELAHKIVKLYELNDHEHGISVNVGIIEGGDAVNTVSSTAIGHVDVRVSTLQQAEEMEYKIEQVCATTDVFGTKIELTGDISRPPMLKNEKITHLFQIVQEVGQELGMNIKDTRTGGGSDASFTAAMGIPTIDGLGPIGGNAHSEHEYLEIASLTERTELLAKIIQRLHVD from the coding sequence ATGATCGAGATTCATTCAAAAGAAAAGGAAATGCTGACATTGCTAGAGTTACTGGTCAATACCGATAGTGGTTCGACCAATAAAGCTGGTGTTGATCAAGTTGGGGAGATTATAACGGAGAAATTTTTAGCTTTAGGGTTTTCCGTTCGTGTGGTTGAGAACGAAAAAGTAGGAAACCATCTGGTGATTGAACATTCTGAAGCGGAACATCGAGATGTTCTCATTGTCGCTCATATGGATACAGTGTTTGAAGAAGGAACAGCGAAAGACCGTCCATTCCGAATTGATCCAGAAAAAGGGCGTGCCTACGGACCTGGTGTAATTGATATGAAGGGAAGCTTAGTATCTGTTATTTATGCGTTACGTGCTTTGAAGCAAGTTGGCGATGATTCGTATAAAAATGTTCGAATTATTTTAAATAGTGATGAAGAGATTGGTTCAAAGACGTCAAGAGCACTCATTGAACATGCAACCAAAGGCATCTCTTACGCATTGATTATGGAGCCAGCGAGAAAAGATGGTTCACTTGTTACCGAGCGTCGAGGTAGTGGACGATACAAAATTAAAGTGCATGGACGAGCTGCGCATTCAGGAATCGAACCTGAAAAGGGAAGAAGTGCGATTGAAGAACTCGCTCATAAGATTGTGAAGCTTTATGAATTAAATGATCACGAACACGGAATTTCCGTCAACGTTGGGATTATTGAAGGGGGAGATGCGGTTAATACCGTTTCCTCAACTGCGATTGGTCATGTCGATGTCCGAGTGTCGACACTGCAACAAGCCGAAGAGATGGAATACAAAATTGAACAAGTATGCGCGACCACTGATGTTTTTGGAACGAAGATTGAATTAACGGGAGACATCAGCCGCCCACCGATGTTGAAAAACGAGAAAATCACTCATTTATTTCAAATTGTACAAGAAGTCGGGCAAGAGCTTGGGATGAATATTAAGGACACAAGAACCGGAGGCGGATCGGATGCTTCCTTCACGGCAGCGATGGGAATACCGACGATCGATGGCCTCGGTCCAATTGGCGGAAATGCGCATAGTGAACATGAATATTTAGAAATTGCCTCACTGACAGAACGAACAGAATTACTGGCGAAAATCATTCAACGTCTACATGTCGATTAA
- a CDS encoding DUF302 domain-containing protein, giving the protein MFHVTLESSETLDVTVEKLVANLKEQEFGVLWDFDLKAKLEEKGQTFEEDFRVLEVCNPKVAKDVLSVSLLAGYFLPCKMVVYVENGTTKIGMPKPTYLMGALEQDELVKIAASVEERIFAAMKQTVESA; this is encoded by the coding sequence ATGTTTCATGTCACACTAGAATCAAGCGAAACACTGGATGTAACCGTCGAGAAATTGGTGGCCAATTTAAAAGAACAAGAATTTGGTGTCTTATGGGACTTTGACTTGAAGGCTAAGTTAGAAGAAAAAGGTCAAACGTTTGAAGAAGATTTCCGTGTGCTTGAAGTATGTAATCCTAAAGTGGCGAAGGATGTTCTCTCTGTTTCCTTACTTGCTGGGTATTTTCTCCCTTGTAAAATGGTCGTTTACGTCGAAAACGGAACTACCAAGATTGGAATGCCTAAGCCAACATACTTAATGGGTGCTCTTGAGCAAGATGAGCTAGTTAAGATAGCCGCATCAGTCGAAGAACGAATTTTTGCAGCCATGAAACAGACAGTCGAATCAGCATAA
- a CDS encoding LysR substrate-binding domain-containing protein: MNLQQLIMYQSFCTHKNVTAVANELCLKQPTVTFHLKNLQHSLGVKLYERNGEQVTFTSAGKTLRYYSKEILNLIKETERVMNDYKENRRGELFIGASHIPANYLLPSTLNSFSQKFQDIHFNIHVETTPKIIEKVLSKELDLAIVSEQGLEHENLSVKPLVEDELVIVTPPNHPLTQSTDLKKQMKETPFILHKSGSTRQMIEEWGKKERISLQTKMELTNIESIRQMVMLGSGCSILSKKAIEKELQRGELDYIMIPNLKHRHLSLVYRHDRLITPTMQSFINELLINESSY; encoded by the coding sequence ATGAACTTACAACAATTGATTATGTATCAATCCTTTTGCACACATAAAAATGTGACAGCTGTAGCGAATGAGCTCTGTTTAAAGCAACCAACCGTCACCTTCCATCTAAAGAACCTACAACACTCTTTAGGGGTGAAGCTCTATGAAAGAAATGGCGAGCAAGTCACCTTCACATCTGCAGGAAAAACATTACGTTATTACTCAAAAGAAATATTAAACCTAATAAAGGAAACGGAGAGAGTGATGAATGATTATAAAGAGAATCGGCGTGGGGAATTATTTATTGGTGCTAGTCACATTCCTGCTAACTATCTTCTACCTTCTACATTAAATAGTTTTTCTCAAAAATTCCAAGACATACATTTCAATATACATGTTGAAACGACGCCTAAAATAATCGAGAAAGTTTTATCGAAAGAATTAGATCTTGCTATCGTGTCAGAGCAAGGACTAGAGCATGAAAATTTATCAGTAAAACCGCTTGTCGAAGATGAACTCGTGATCGTGACACCACCTAACCATCCTTTAACACAAAGTACAGATTTAAAGAAACAGATGAAAGAAACACCTTTTATTCTGCACAAGAGCGGTTCTACGAGACAAATGATTGAAGAGTGGGGAAAAAAAGAGAGGATTTCCTTGCAAACAAAAATGGAACTAACAAATATTGAATCAATAAGACAAATGGTCATGCTTGGATCAGGATGTTCTATTTTATCTAAAAAAGCGATAGAAAAAGAATTACAAAGGGGTGAATTAGATTATATAATGATTCCGAACCTCAAACATCGTCATTTATCGTTAGTTTATCGCCACGATCGTTTGATCACTCCAACTATGCAGTCGTTTATTAATGAACTATTAATAAATGAAAGCAGCTACTAG